The window CCCATTTACCTTGCTTTGTGGCCCAGATTTGAAAGTTAGTTTTATGGATCATAAAAGAGCTGTAGTGCATATTGCTAAGGAAAGTGCATTGAAATTTGAAGAGTTTTTTAAAGATTCACTTCCTGTAAATATGGATGTATTAATTGCAGGTGCCATATTAGCTGATGTGGGGAAGCTTTTAGAATATGAATTGGATGCAGAAGGTAAATCTTTTCAGGGTTTATATGGAAAATATTTACGTCATCCATTTTCAGGAGTTTCAATTGCCGAAAGATGTGGTGTTCCTGCTGAAGTATGCCACATAATTGCTGCTCATGCTGGGGAAGGAAATCATGTAAAGAGATCCACTGAAGCATATATTGTACATCATGCTGATTTTATGTCATTTCTTCCTTTTAAAGAAAGACTTCAAGCATAGTTTAAATAATTAATGATAAAAATGAACTTAATAGAAAAAATACTCAGCAATCATACTGATAAAAATAGGGTAGAGCCTGGTGAAATTGTTGATATTTATATCGACACACGAGTAGCCAGAGATTTTGGTGGAGCTAATGTCGTTAAAAATTTAGAAGCGAATAATTTATCTATTCATGATTCCAGCAAAACATTTTTCACGTTCGATTGTAATCCGGGAGGATCGGATCAAAAATATGCAGCAAACCAACATTATTGTCGACAATTTGCCAGAAATAATGAAATTCAGGTTTATGATATCAATGCTGGAATAGGAACGCACTTGGCAATTGATAGAGGATTGGTTTATCCGGGAAGTACTTTTGTGTCTACCGATTCTCATGCAAACATTATGGGTGCTATAGGCGCATTTGGCCAGGGCATGGGAGATCAGGATATTGCAGCTGTTTGGGCAAAAGGAAAAGCTTGGTTTAAGGTACCACATTCTGTAAAAGTTAATTTTGAGGGAGAACGTCCTGTGGATGTTTCTGCAAAAGATATTGTTTTAAATATGCTTTCTGTATTTGGAGCAAACAAACTCCTTGGTTTTTCGGTAGAACTATATGGAGAAGCGATCGAAACTTTGACTCTGGATGAAAGAATTACGATTTCTTCGATGGCCACAGAAATGGGTGCTATCATTGTTTTAATTCCACCTTCACCTAAAACCTTAGACGAGCTTGAAAAAAGATCTGGTAAAAGGTTTGAATTAATTCAAGCCGACAATGATGCTACTTATCTGGAAGAATTGACACTGAAAATTT of the Bacteroidota bacterium genome contains:
- a CDS encoding HDIG domain-containing protein; protein product: MNDVFELWPELMWIEDEVLRQQTADTWKLALDKSVLTSEDLKTIPFTLLCGPDLKVSFMDHKRAVVHIAKESALKFEEFFKDSLPVNMDVLIAGAILADVGKLLEYELDAEGKSFQGLYGKYLRHPFSGVSIAERCGVPAEVCHIIAAHAGEGNHVKRSTEAYIVHHADFMSFLPFKERLQA